A genomic window from Hyla sarda isolate aHylSar1 chromosome 10, aHylSar1.hap1, whole genome shotgun sequence includes:
- the LOC130293787 gene encoding protein NKG7-like, translated as MLWMNVAGLGSSSLGIVLLLTGILTDFWLVSFGSDLYHVGLWQICAKNVCAKVTATGYINATRGFVVFSTSLLIFGMISSCFTFVKFHVGRITACLASAILEGLAAMFLLIGMSIYTSETSNMVLNSSFNYQWSFYLCWTANVLLIISGICHILAHLSSPLPGYESV; from the exons ATGCTGTGGATGAATGTCGCCGGTCTCGGCTCCTCCAGTCTCGGTATTGTTCTCCTGCTGACTGGGATCCTCACCGACTTCTGGTTGGTGAGTTTCGGCTCGGACCTGTACCATGTCGGACTGTGGCAAATTTGTGCAAAAAACGTATGTGCTAAAGTCACCGCGACGG GATACATCAACGCCACCAGAGGGTTTGTGGTCTTCTCCACCTCACTTCTCATATTTGGGATGATATCTTCCTGTTTTACATTTGTCAAGTTTCACGTAGGAAGAATCACCGCCTGCCTCGCGTCTGCCATCCTGGAGGGCCTAGCAG CCATGTTTCTCCTCATCGGGATGTCTATCTATACATCTGAGACCTCCAATATGGTCCTCAACAGTTCCTTCAATTACCAGTGGTCCTTCTACCTGTGCTGGACCGCCAATGTGCTTCTCATCATTTCAG GAATATGTCACATTCTGGCTCATCTATCGTCACCGCTACCTGGATATGAGTCCGTGTAA
- the LOC130293788 gene encoding claudin-10-like — translation MLLLNVAGLVCSILGFILLVTGISTDFWLVDSIYHAGLWEICTKDMCLDIVGPGYINATRGLLIFSAVPLTFGIIFSCLSFMKIRVGRITACLASAILEVLAALFIAIGMSIYLYNISDYNKNFKSFHYQWSFYLCLAAKGLLIISGACHTRAHRLWTLPGYESV, via the exons atgctgctgctgaatgtcgctGGGCTCGTCTGCTCCATCCTCGGGTTTATCCTCCTGGTGACTGGGATCTCCACTGACTTCTGGTTGGTGGACTCCATATACCATGCCGGACTGTGGGAAATTTGTACAAAAGACATGTGTTTGGATATTGTGGGGCCCG GATACATCAACGCCACCAGAGGGCTTCTGATTTTCTCCGCCGTACCTCTCACCTTTGGGATCATATTTTCCTGTCTTTCATTTATGAAGATTCGTGTAGGAAGAATCACCGCCTGCCTCGCGTCCGCCATCCTGGAGGTCTTAGCAG CCCTGTTTATCGCCATTGGGATGTCCATCTATTTGTATAACATATCAGACTACAACAAGAATTTCAAGAGTTTCCATTACCAGTGGTCCTTCTACCTGTGCTTGGCCGCCAAGGGGCTTCTCATCATTTCAG GAGCATGTCACACTCGGGCTCATCGGTTATGGACACTACCTGGATATGAGTCGGTGTAA